One part of the Vicugna pacos chromosome 20, VicPac4, whole genome shotgun sequence genome encodes these proteins:
- the LOC140687538 gene encoding trafficking protein particle complex subunit 9-like isoform X2 — MDNLEAWNGTEMELLQRSEEKIQPCSILSELYELIGFHCKSTFFKRVAPVRHAAPGIPEPGGKACSRLLLRTLPGYSLSLDLQDFSKCVGTKTLLQPH; from the exons atggataatctggaagcttggaatggaaccgagatggaattactgcag cgttccgaggagaaaattcagccgtgcagcatcctctccgagctctacgagttgatcggcttccactgcaagtccaccttcttcaagcgggtggcccccgtgcggcacgcggcccccggcatcccggagcctggcgggaaggcctgctcccgactcctcctgcggacacttcctggctacagtctgtcactggacttgcaggacttcagcaaatgtgttggaactaaaacattgcttcagccccattaa